A part of Pseudoalteromonas arctica A 37-1-2 genomic DNA contains:
- the mlaE gene encoding lipid asymmetry maintenance ABC transporter permease subunit MlaE: MLDLFQKLGHKTLGRFAALGRSAYMLFSALAHVPNFKKGTPLLVRQLYMVGSQSLLIIMVSGLFIGMVLALQGYTVLVGYGAEDSLGPLVALSLLRELGPVVTALLFAGRAGSALTAEIGLMKATEQLSSLEMMAIDPLKRIIAPRFWAGFISMPLLALIFSAVAIIGAHLVGVDWLGVDTGSFWSIMQSQVSFQQDILNGIIKSFVFAIVVTWIALYKGYDCVPTSEGISKATTETVVHSSLAVLGFDFILTAVMFTS, encoded by the coding sequence ATGTTGGATTTATTTCAAAAGCTAGGGCATAAAACGCTAGGACGTTTTGCGGCTCTTGGCCGTTCGGCTTATATGCTATTTAGTGCGCTTGCGCATGTTCCTAATTTTAAAAAAGGCACACCGTTACTTGTTCGCCAACTTTATATGGTCGGTTCGCAATCGTTGCTGATTATTATGGTGTCGGGTTTGTTTATCGGCATGGTGTTGGCTCTACAAGGTTACACCGTATTAGTTGGTTATGGCGCTGAGGATAGTTTAGGGCCGTTAGTGGCACTGAGTTTATTGCGAGAACTGGGCCCGGTTGTTACTGCATTACTATTTGCAGGACGCGCAGGTAGCGCATTGACTGCTGAAATTGGCTTAATGAAAGCAACAGAGCAACTTTCATCACTTGAGATGATGGCAATCGATCCGCTAAAACGTATTATTGCACCGCGCTTTTGGGCGGGTTTTATAAGCATGCCATTGCTTGCATTGATATTTTCAGCCGTAGCAATCATAGGCGCTCATTTAGTGGGTGTAGATTGGCTGGGGGTTGATACAGGTAGTTTTTGGTCAATCATGCAATCACAAGTGTCGTTTCAGCAAGACATACTAAACGGTATTATTAAGAGTTTTGTATTCGCCATAGTGGTGACCTGGATTGCGCTTTATAAAGGATATGACTGTGTGCCGACCTCAGAAGGGATCAGCAAAGCAACCACCGAAACGGTTGTTCATTCGTCATTAGCAGTTTTAGGTTTTGACTTTATTTTGACAGCGGTAATGTTTACCAGCTAA
- the mlaD gene encoding outer membrane lipid asymmetry maintenance protein MlaD: MNSRKLEILVGFFVALGILAFAMLALKVANSGISGSGETYTLNAKFENIGSLKARAPVKVGGVVIGRVESIYVHPQEFLPVVNMTIDAQYLCRFSDTSSISILTSGILGEQYLGIHPVISPDSAKQRCLGETVTENKQDEAIDDLFGVESKALGDGDSITDTKSAIVLEELIGQFLFNQGSE; encoded by the coding sequence ATGAATTCACGGAAATTAGAAATTTTAGTTGGTTTTTTTGTAGCACTTGGCATTTTAGCTTTTGCGATGCTCGCACTTAAAGTTGCCAATTCAGGTATTAGTGGCTCTGGCGAAACATATACGCTTAATGCCAAGTTTGAAAATATTGGCTCATTAAAAGCGCGTGCGCCGGTAAAAGTAGGTGGTGTTGTAATTGGTCGTGTTGAATCAATTTATGTACACCCACAAGAGTTTTTACCAGTGGTAAACATGACCATTGATGCACAGTATTTATGTCGCTTTTCAGACACAAGCTCAATCTCTATTTTAACGTCGGGTATTTTAGGTGAGCAGTACTTAGGTATTCACCCTGTCATTTCTCCAGATTCGGCTAAGCAACGTTGTTTAGGCGAAACAGTGACTGAGAACAAGCAAGATGAAGCAATTGACGATTTATTTGGTGTGGAAAGCAAAGCACTAGGTGATGGCGATTCAATTACTGACACTAAGTCTGCCATTGTACTTGAAGAATTAATCGGGCAGTTTTTATTCAACCAAGGTAGTGAGTAA
- a CDS encoding MlaC/ttg2D family ABC transporter substrate-binding protein: MLKKFLAIVAIGTMTLTQSVSAADVKLIDPNKMVRQVADNTFARIKKDQPLIVKNQEHLRVIVEEELMPYIDYKYAALRVLGSEVSKVRAITDEAEKAKAIKEIQRFIGVFREYLVATYAGVFTQYTNQKVEFGAEQAFKGKDVVVVKTKIIEDGKPDIRIDFKVREDRDGEWRAYDMIAEGISLLDAKQSELQGILRQQGIDNVSNLLEQKSQLPVQFRGSNSND, translated from the coding sequence ATGTTGAAAAAGTTTTTAGCTATTGTAGCAATTGGCACAATGACGCTAACTCAAAGCGTAAGTGCAGCAGATGTGAAATTAATCGATCCAAATAAAATGGTACGCCAAGTTGCCGATAATACATTTGCACGTATTAAAAAAGATCAGCCATTAATTGTTAAAAATCAAGAGCATCTTCGCGTAATCGTTGAAGAAGAATTAATGCCTTATATCGACTACAAATATGCAGCACTTCGCGTACTAGGTAGTGAAGTATCTAAAGTACGTGCAATTACCGACGAAGCTGAAAAAGCCAAAGCAATTAAAGAAATTCAACGCTTTATTGGTGTGTTTAGAGAGTATTTAGTTGCTACTTATGCAGGTGTATTCACTCAATATACAAACCAGAAAGTTGAGTTTGGTGCAGAACAAGCATTTAAAGGCAAAGATGTCGTTGTCGTTAAAACTAAAATTATTGAAGATGGTAAACCTGATATCAGAATCGATTTTAAAGTACGCGAAGACCGTGATGGTGAATGGCGCGCGTACGATATGATTGCTGAAGGTATTAGTTTACTAGACGCAAAACAAAGTGAGCTACAAGGTATTTTGCGTCAGCAAGGTATTGATAATGTAAGTAACCTTTTAGAGCAAAAGAGTCAGCTACCAGTTCAGTTTAGAGGCAGTAACTCGAATGACTAA
- a CDS encoding STAS domain-containing protein — MTKLAISQVDGQHFRVNGELTRNSIGDEQLLNNKLLTKHKIIYFDLSGVSRVDTAGLAWLIHSFAELKQQGIRLELQNLPEQLQNLMQLGQVTTLFE, encoded by the coding sequence ATGACTAAATTGGCAATAAGCCAAGTTGATGGACAACATTTTCGAGTAAACGGTGAGCTTACTCGAAATTCAATTGGCGATGAACAGCTTCTGAACAACAAGCTATTAACCAAGCATAAAATCATCTATTTCGACCTAAGTGGTGTATCTAGGGTTGACACAGCGGGCTTAGCTTGGTTAATTCACTCTTTTGCAGAATTAAAGCAGCAAGGCATTCGCCTTGAATTGCAAAACCTACCTGAGCAATTGCAAAATTTAATGCAATTGGGTCAGGTTACAACCCTATTTGAGTGA
- a CDS encoding BolA family protein, translating to METSQVETLLREELQLAEVHVKANGSHYEVVAVGECFDGLSRVKKQQLVYGPLMNTISDGTIHAVSIRAFTPVEWKREQKFILPQ from the coding sequence ATGGAAACTAGCCAAGTCGAAACATTATTACGCGAAGAACTTCAATTAGCTGAAGTACATGTAAAAGCCAATGGTAGTCATTATGAAGTTGTTGCAGTAGGTGAATGCTTTGACGGTTTAAGCCGAGTTAAAAAGCAGCAGCTAGTTTATGGCCCATTAATGAATACAATTTCAGATGGCACAATTCACGCAGTATCTATTCGTGCATTTACTCCTGTAGAGTGGAAGCGTGAACAAAAATTTATTTTACCGCAATAA
- the murA gene encoding UDP-N-acetylglucosamine 1-carboxyvinyltransferase produces the protein MDQFVIQGGTSLAGEVTISGAKNAALPILFASLLADGKSTFTNVPRLRDIVTTEALLKTLGAEVNWHGDTLVIDGATVNKTLAPYDLVKQMRASVLALGPLVARFGEAQVSLPGGCAIGARPVDIHIQGLERMGAQINVENGYINAKVNGRLKGAEIFMEMVSVGATENLLMAAALADGKTILDNAAREPEIIDLANCLIAMGAKITGAGTSRIEVEGVERLAGCEHSILPDRIETGTFLVAAAMAGGEVLCKNTDFHSLEPVIEKLRATNAHLEVHNDSIYLDMRGRELRAVNIKTAPHPGFPTDMQAQFTALNVVANGSATITETIFENRFMHVPELQRMGANIRLEGHTAICGETESLTGAQVMATDLRASASLILTGIVAQGETVVDRIYHVDRGYQRIEDKLSALGANIKRRSS, from the coding sequence ATGGATCAATTTGTAATTCAAGGTGGTACTTCACTTGCTGGTGAAGTGACTATTTCTGGCGCTAAAAATGCCGCACTTCCTATTTTGTTTGCTTCATTATTAGCTGATGGAAAAAGTACATTTACTAATGTACCGCGTCTTCGCGATATAGTGACCACAGAAGCCTTATTAAAAACTCTAGGCGCTGAAGTTAATTGGCACGGCGATACGCTAGTGATTGACGGCGCAACGGTCAATAAAACATTAGCGCCATACGACTTAGTTAAGCAAATGCGTGCCTCTGTACTTGCATTAGGCCCTTTAGTTGCACGTTTTGGTGAAGCTCAAGTGTCTTTACCTGGTGGGTGTGCTATTGGTGCTCGCCCTGTTGATATACATATTCAAGGTTTGGAGCGCATGGGCGCACAAATAAACGTTGAAAATGGTTATATTAATGCCAAGGTAAACGGTCGCTTAAAAGGCGCTGAAATCTTTATGGAAATGGTAAGCGTAGGCGCTACCGAAAATCTATTGATGGCAGCAGCCCTCGCTGATGGTAAAACCATACTTGATAATGCTGCACGCGAGCCCGAAATAATTGATTTAGCTAACTGCTTAATTGCTATGGGCGCTAAAATTACGGGTGCAGGCACTAGCCGCATTGAAGTTGAAGGCGTTGAGCGTTTAGCAGGCTGTGAGCACAGCATTTTACCAGACAGAATAGAAACAGGTACATTTTTAGTCGCTGCAGCAATGGCAGGAGGTGAAGTACTTTGTAAAAACACTGACTTTCATTCTCTTGAGCCTGTGATTGAAAAGCTACGCGCAACAAATGCACACTTAGAAGTACATAACGACAGTATTTATCTTGATATGCGTGGCCGAGAACTGAGAGCCGTGAATATTAAAACAGCTCCACACCCAGGTTTTCCTACGGATATGCAAGCTCAGTTTACAGCATTAAATGTAGTAGCAAATGGTAGTGCAACGATTACGGAAACGATTTTTGAAAACCGTTTTATGCATGTACCTGAGTTACAGCGTATGGGTGCTAATATTCGTTTAGAAGGGCATACCGCAATTTGTGGTGAGACTGAGAGCCTAACGGGCGCGCAAGTGATGGCAACCGACCTACGCGCTTCAGCTAGCTTAATCTTAACGGGTATAGTGGCACAGGGTGAAACGGTTGTTGACCGTATTTATCACGTTGATAGAGGCTATCAGCGCATTGAAGATAAGCTAAGTGCGTTGGGTGCAAATATTAAACGTCGAAGTAGTTAA
- a CDS encoding trypsin-like peptidase domain-containing protein yields MLKLIKFILPPLFAGLSIAFLVVFFSPNMRAALLPNVPLPSAMSSSHLSFSDAVKRAAPSVVTIFSESISKEPRYKRKNTVQELGSGVIMSQDGYILTNYHVVNNADQIMVILTDGRRFFDVQLIGFDTITDLALLKINADHLPVIPVNDSYVSSVGDVVLAIGNPLNLGQTITQGIISATGKQKITDSPYNNLLQMDAAINVGNSGGALVNSNGDLVGITSAQFKTRENLNIQGIFFAVPYSLAKKVMGKLIRHGRVVRGYLGFEGTAVDSTGKEVNDSLTPVTGMRITNLDPLGPAWQAGIEEQDIVIKIAGLSVANPQKVLEEIGNTEPGKEIEFELYRNGKIEKIMVVVAELETKL; encoded by the coding sequence GTGCTGAAACTAATAAAATTTATTCTTCCCCCTTTATTTGCAGGCCTAAGTATTGCTTTTTTAGTGGTTTTTTTCAGCCCTAATATGCGAGCGGCTTTACTTCCAAATGTTCCCCTACCAAGCGCAATGAGTTCGAGTCACCTGAGTTTTTCTGATGCAGTTAAACGAGCAGCTCCTTCTGTGGTTACTATTTTTTCAGAAAGTATTTCCAAAGAACCTCGTTATAAAAGAAAAAACACGGTACAAGAGCTAGGCTCTGGCGTCATCATGTCGCAAGACGGTTACATTCTTACCAACTACCATGTTGTTAATAATGCAGATCAAATTATGGTTATTCTAACCGATGGCAGACGCTTTTTTGATGTACAGCTAATTGGTTTTGATACTATTACTGATTTAGCCTTACTTAAAATAAATGCAGATCACCTTCCGGTAATTCCTGTAAATGATAGCTATGTATCCAGTGTAGGCGATGTTGTACTTGCCATAGGTAACCCGCTTAATTTAGGCCAAACAATCACGCAAGGCATTATTAGCGCAACGGGTAAGCAAAAAATTACAGACAGTCCGTACAATAACTTATTGCAAATGGATGCGGCTATTAATGTGGGCAACTCTGGCGGCGCATTAGTTAACTCCAATGGTGATTTAGTCGGTATTACTTCTGCGCAGTTTAAAACGCGTGAGAACTTGAATATTCAAGGAATATTCTTTGCGGTTCCTTACTCACTTGCTAAAAAAGTAATGGGTAAGCTCATTCGTCATGGTCGCGTTGTGCGCGGCTATTTAGGCTTTGAGGGCACAGCAGTAGATAGTACCGGCAAGGAAGTAAACGACAGCCTAACCCCAGTTACTGGCATGCGTATTACTAATTTAGACCCTTTGGGACCAGCATGGCAAGCGGGTATTGAAGAGCAAGATATTGTTATTAAAATTGCAGGGCTTTCGGTAGCAAATCCACAAAAAGTGCTGGAAGAAATAGGTAATACAGAACCAGGTAAAGAAATAGAATTTGAGCTTTACCGGAATGGTAAAATAGAAAAAATCATGGTGGTGGTAGCTGAGCTTGAAACAAAGCTTTAA
- a CDS encoding Do family serine endopeptidase yields MKMKLSLISAAILSTSLLMSPVASYAKMPIAVNGQQLPTLAPMLEKISPGVVSIQVSGSKEVRRRADPLEYFFGQQQPRSQKRQFSGLGSGVIIDADEGYVVTNNHVIQDAEKMVVTLEDGREFEATKIGTDTESDIALLQIDADDLTEIKLANSDNLRVGDFAVAIGNPFGLSHTVTSGIVSALGRSGLNIEGYEDFIQTDAAINQGNSGGALVNLNGELIGINTAILGASGGNVGIGFAIPSNMMKNLVDQIIEHGEVRRGSLGISGRPLDAGLAKAQQLDVKQGAYVMQVMDDTAASKAGIEAGDVIVSINGGDISGFHELRSKIATLGEGREIKLGIYRDGKIKTVKVTLDGASGVTATGEELHPAFQGATLENVQKNSNKGVEVTSVDPRSPSARVGLEEGDIIMQVNRQRVETIRDMNKIIDSTKGNIVLGVQRGRESIFILIQ; encoded by the coding sequence ATGAAAATGAAATTATCACTTATCAGCGCAGCTATTCTATCTACAAGCTTATTAATGAGCCCTGTAGCGTCTTATGCAAAAATGCCAATTGCAGTAAATGGTCAACAACTACCCACTCTTGCCCCCATGCTAGAGAAAATATCTCCTGGTGTTGTAAGTATCCAAGTTTCAGGCTCTAAAGAAGTACGCCGCCGTGCAGATCCTCTCGAATATTTTTTTGGACAGCAACAGCCTCGCAGTCAAAAACGCCAATTTAGTGGATTAGGTTCTGGGGTCATTATTGATGCTGATGAGGGCTATGTAGTGACTAATAACCACGTAATCCAGGACGCCGAAAAAATGGTAGTTACTCTCGAAGATGGCCGTGAATTTGAAGCTACTAAAATTGGTACTGACACAGAATCAGACATCGCTCTTTTACAAATAGACGCTGATGACTTAACCGAAATCAAACTCGCTAACTCAGATAATTTACGAGTGGGCGACTTTGCGGTTGCGATTGGTAACCCGTTTGGCCTTAGCCATACAGTTACCTCTGGTATTGTTAGTGCCCTTGGTCGAAGTGGTTTAAACATTGAGGGCTACGAAGATTTCATTCAAACCGACGCAGCTATTAACCAAGGTAATTCTGGCGGTGCCTTAGTTAACCTTAATGGTGAGTTGATTGGTATTAATACCGCTATTTTAGGTGCTTCTGGCGGCAACGTGGGCATTGGTTTTGCGATTCCATCTAATATGATGAAAAATCTAGTCGATCAAATTATTGAACATGGTGAAGTGCGTCGAGGCTCGTTAGGCATTTCTGGTCGTCCACTTGATGCTGGACTTGCAAAAGCACAGCAACTTGATGTCAAACAAGGTGCTTATGTAATGCAAGTAATGGACGACACTGCCGCAAGTAAGGCTGGAATTGAAGCTGGTGACGTTATTGTTAGCATAAACGGTGGCGACATTAGTGGCTTTCATGAACTACGCAGCAAAATTGCTACGCTAGGTGAAGGCCGTGAGATAAAACTAGGCATTTACCGCGATGGTAAAATTAAAACAGTGAAAGTAACCCTTGATGGTGCATCAGGTGTTACAGCGACCGGTGAAGAGCTGCATCCTGCATTCCAAGGCGCGACACTTGAAAATGTACAAAAGAATAGTAATAAAGGTGTTGAGGTTACTTCTGTAGACCCTCGCTCACCGTCTGCCCGTGTTGGCCTTGAAGAAGGTGATATTATTATGCAAGTGAATCGTCAACGAGTTGAAACGATTCGCGACATGAATAAAATCATCGACAGTACAAAAGGTAATATAGTACTTGGCGTGCAACGTGGTCGTGAGTCTATATTTATTTTAATTCAGTAA
- a CDS encoding YhcB family protein, whose protein sequence is MGTVMWVGLIVIAAVVAFFIGAFVTKKQFKQDELKEQAEQAENALEQYRQDVADHLANTGKLVNKMKENYDQLLSHVEETNQLLLEDRNKAPAEPYFSKETTEQLQASLKERRSDRSSAAAQPADYVSGESGLFAGQNKVSEHSKVS, encoded by the coding sequence ATGGGCACAGTTATGTGGGTAGGTTTAATTGTTATTGCTGCTGTTGTAGCATTTTTTATTGGCGCATTTGTTACTAAAAAACAATTCAAACAAGATGAATTAAAAGAGCAGGCAGAGCAAGCTGAAAATGCGTTAGAGCAGTATCGTCAAGATGTAGCTGATCATTTAGCGAATACTGGCAAGCTCGTAAATAAAATGAAAGAAAACTATGATCAACTGCTTAGTCACGTTGAAGAAACAAACCAACTTCTTCTAGAAGATAGAAATAAAGCACCAGCAGAACCTTATTTTTCTAAAGAAACAACAGAACAACTACAAGCGTCTTTAAAAGAGCGTCGTTCAGATCGTTCTTCAGCCGCAGCACAACCAGCTGATTATGTATCGGGTGAATCTGGTTTATTTGCTGGTCAAAATAAAGTTTCAGAACATTCTAAAGTATCTTGA
- the zapE gene encoding cell division protein ZapE encodes MTPWQTYQQDLKRDDFVHDAAQENAVRHLQRLYDDLTQAKPKQKGFFAKLFSKDEPAPIKGLYFWGGVGRGKTYLVDTFYESLPGTRKMRVHFHRFMHRVHNELKKLNNTANPLEKIADTFKAETDIICFDEFFVQDITDAMLLGGLMEALFARGIVLVATSNIVPDELYRNGLQRARFVPAIELVKLNTEIVNVDSGIDYRLRTLEQAEIFHSPLDKEADKNLFEYFDKLSSEPGQLDEPIEIEGRLIKTRKVAKCVVMFEFSELCETARSQVDYMEISRLYNTVIISNVKQLGQTNDDAARRFIALVDEFYERHVTLIISAEKPITELYTQGNLNFEFKRCISRLQEMQSLEYLAREHLV; translated from the coding sequence ATGACTCCTTGGCAAACATACCAACAAGACTTAAAGCGAGATGACTTTGTACACGACGCAGCACAAGAAAATGCTGTGCGCCATTTACAACGTCTATACGATGACCTAACTCAGGCAAAGCCAAAACAAAAAGGTTTTTTTGCTAAGTTATTTAGTAAAGATGAACCTGCGCCTATAAAAGGTTTGTACTTTTGGGGTGGAGTAGGGCGTGGTAAAACTTATTTAGTTGACACTTTTTACGAATCACTACCGGGCACACGTAAAATGCGCGTGCACTTTCATCGATTTATGCACCGAGTGCATAATGAGCTTAAAAAACTAAACAATACGGCTAATCCATTAGAAAAAATAGCCGACACTTTCAAAGCAGAAACAGACATAATTTGTTTTGATGAGTTTTTTGTTCAAGACATTACCGATGCTATGTTGCTAGGTGGCTTAATGGAAGCGCTATTTGCACGGGGTATAGTACTTGTTGCTACATCTAATATAGTGCCTGATGAGCTTTACAGAAATGGCTTGCAGCGTGCCCGCTTTGTCCCTGCTATAGAACTGGTTAAGCTCAATACAGAAATAGTTAATGTAGACTCAGGTATTGATTATCGGTTGCGTACCTTAGAGCAAGCCGAAATTTTTCATAGTCCGTTAGATAAAGAAGCGGATAAAAACCTATTTGAATACTTCGATAAGCTATCGTCAGAGCCTGGACAATTAGATGAGCCGATAGAGATAGAAGGTCGTTTAATCAAAACGCGAAAAGTAGCCAAATGCGTGGTGATGTTTGAGTTTAGTGAATTGTGCGAAACAGCGCGTAGTCAGGTTGATTACATGGAGATTAGCCGCTTATATAACACGGTGATTATTTCTAACGTAAAACAGCTTGGGCAAACTAATGATGATGCTGCTAGACGCTTTATTGCTTTAGTGGATGAATTTTACGAGCGCCATGTAACTTTAATTATATCGGCTGAAAAACCTATTACCGAACTTTATACCCAAGGTAATTTAAACTTTGAATTTAAGCGCTGTATAAGCCGTTTGCAAGAAATGCAGTCTCTAGAGTATTTAGCTAGAGAGCATTTGGTTTAA
- the rplM gene encoding 50S ribosomal protein L13, protein MKTFVAKPETVKRDWYVVDAEGKTLGRIATEIAHRLRGKHKVEYTPHVDTGDYIIVINAEKVTVTGNKFKNKVYYSHSGFPGGLKSTTFDKLQAAKPEMIIEKAVKGMLPRGPLGRAMYRKLKVYTGTEHNHAAQQPQVLDI, encoded by the coding sequence ATGAAAACGTTTGTTGCTAAACCAGAAACAGTAAAACGTGACTGGTACGTAGTTGACGCTGAAGGTAAAACTTTAGGTCGCATCGCTACTGAAATCGCTCATCGCTTACGCGGTAAGCATAAAGTTGAATATACACCGCACGTAGATACTGGTGATTATATCATCGTTATCAACGCTGAAAAAGTTACTGTAACTGGTAACAAATTCAAAAACAAAGTGTACTATTCACACTCTGGTTTTCCAGGTGGTCTTAAGTCTACTACTTTTGATAAACTTCAAGCTGCAAAGCCTGAAATGATCATCGAGAAGGCTGTTAAGGGCATGTTGCCACGTGGTCCTTTAGGCCGCGCTATGTACCGTAAACTTAAAGTTTACACAGGTACTGAGCACAACCATGCTGCACAACAGCCTCAGGTTCTAGACATTTAA
- the rpsI gene encoding 30S ribosomal protein S9: MMANQYYGTGRRKSSSARVFLRPGTGNIVINKRSLEEYFGRETARMVVHQALELVDMTEKFDLYITVSGGGTTGQAGAIRHGITRALMEFDESLRSQLRKAGFVTRDARKVERKKVGLKKARKRPQFSKR; this comes from the coding sequence ATCATGGCAAATCAATACTACGGTACAGGTCGTCGTAAAAGTTCAAGTGCTCGCGTATTCTTACGCCCAGGCACTGGTAACATCGTAATCAACAAACGCTCTCTAGAAGAGTATTTTGGTCGCGAAACAGCACGCATGGTTGTTCATCAAGCTCTTGAGCTAGTTGATATGACTGAAAAATTTGACCTTTACATCACCGTTTCTGGTGGTGGTACAACTGGTCAAGCTGGTGCTATCCGTCATGGTATCACTCGTGCACTTATGGAGTTTGACGAATCATTACGTTCACAACTTCGTAAAGCAGGTTTTGTTACACGTGATGCACGTAAAGTTGAACGTAAGAAAGTGGGTCTTAAGAAAGCGCGTAAGCGTCCACAGTTCTCAAAACGTTAA